From a single Oncorhynchus tshawytscha isolate Ot180627B linkage group LG33, Otsh_v2.0, whole genome shotgun sequence genomic region:
- the LOC112230589 gene encoding liver-expressed antimicrobial peptide 2-like, with amino-acid sequence MHGQNHSKATQGVCLVALILMHQVCASPIGSHDSRLSLQQGTKLLERRTRMTPLWRFMGTKPTGAYCRDHFECSTQICRRGHCALNGAVHS; translated from the exons ATGCACGGTCAAAACCACAGCAAAGCAACGCAAGGTGTGTGTCTGGTCGCTCTGATTCTTATGCATCAG GTGTGTGCTAGTCCAATAGGAAGCCATGATTCAAGGCTGAGTCTGCAGCAGGGCACCAAGCTACTGGAACGGAGAACCCGCATGACCCCTCTGTGGAGGTTCATGGGTACCAAGCCCACTGGGGCCTACTGCCGAGACCATTTTGAGTGCTCCACCCAAATCTGCAG AAGGGGCCACTGTGCCCTCAATGGGGCAGTTCATTCCTAG